In Tachysurus fulvidraco isolate hzauxx_2018 chromosome 25, HZAU_PFXX_2.0, whole genome shotgun sequence, the following proteins share a genomic window:
- the LOC113649836 gene encoding cysteine-rich venom protein, which yields MLLWSVFALALLHMSSTCSVSDEICTNLTAVQEEIVNIHNTFRREVVPTASNMLKMRWSDEVAATAQTWADTCAMAHGPPSSRMLGSYQMGENLLQSSSLLSWTDVVTAWHNEVANYNYPTGSANGKPIGHYTQVIWFGSYEVGCGVAKCGSVYFYDCQYYRAGNYRRVPPYSLGEPCSACPDDCDDKLCTNPCPYVDTFANCPALKTKGPCSDYMKDWCTAQCFCPTEIIPTN from the exons ATGCTTCTCTGGAGTGTGTTTGCACTCGCTCTGCTTCATATGAGCTCCACCTGCAGTGTG TCAG ATGAGATCTGTACGAACCTGACCGCAGTGCAGGAAGAAATCGTCAACATCCACAATACGTTTCGGAGAGAAGTCGTTCCGACCGCTAGCAACATGCTAAAGATG AGATGGAGTGACGAAGTGGCCGCAACAGCTCAGACGTGGGCGGACACCTGCGCGATGGCTCACGGCCCGCCCAGCAGTCGCATGCTCGGAT CGTATCAAATGGGGGAAAACCTGTTACAAAGCTCTAGTTTATTGTCCTGGACGGATGTCGTGACAGCATGGCATAATGAAGTGGCCAATTACAATTATCCCACAGGGTCCGCCAACGGAAAACCCATCGGTCACTACACACAG GTGATCTGGTTCGGCTCGTATGAGGTCGGCTGCGGAGTGGCCAAGTGTGGGAGCGTATATTTCTATGACTGCCAGTATTATCGAGC AGGGAACTATAGAAGAGTGCCTCCGTACTCTTTGGGAGAACCCTGCTCGGCCTGTCCGGATGACTGTGATGACAAACTGTGCA CCAATCCCTGCCCTTATGTCGACACCTTCGCCAATTGCCCTGCCTTGAAAACAAAGGGCCCGTGCAGTGACTACATGAAAGATTGGTGCACGGCTCAGTGCTTCTGTCCCACCGAGATCATTCCTACAAACTAG